From a single Natronorubrum tibetense GA33 genomic region:
- a CDS encoding fluoride efflux transporter FluC — protein MIESTVPGFVTFDPEPAHVVGTGGAIGAVLRHWVYLEFSSDRFPWPTLAVNVIGSFVFGLAMFAGAGESTLQFVGIGICGAFTTFSSFSVETVQLYERGDRLLAVVNAGGNLALSLLAIGLAWGLVALGLF, from the coding sequence GTGATCGAAAGCACAGTTCCCGGGTTCGTTACCTTCGACCCCGAACCCGCACACGTCGTCGGCACCGGCGGTGCAATCGGGGCCGTGTTGCGCCACTGGGTCTACCTGGAGTTCTCGAGCGATCGGTTCCCGTGGCCGACGCTCGCGGTAAACGTGATCGGCAGTTTCGTCTTCGGACTCGCGATGTTCGCCGGCGCGGGCGAGTCGACGCTCCAGTTCGTCGGAATCGGTATCTGCGGCGCGTTCACGACGTTCTCCTCGTTCTCCGTCGAGACCGTCCAACTGTACGAACGGGGCGACCGACTGCTCGCCGTCGTCAACGCCGGCGGGAACCTCGCGCTCTCGCTTCTGGCGATCGGACTCGCGTGGGGACTCGTCGCGCTGGGGCTGTTCTAG
- a CDS encoding universal stress protein — MDHHVLVPVDGSRPARSAIEYALETFPDARLTLLYVVDPAVDYSRRQSYPGYTADDEHGTERQKGEAVLESLREGVPNDRTVETTLEVGRPARTIVDHADEHGFDGIVLGSHGREGTARYLLGSVAEQVVRRAGVPVTVIRDTSND, encoded by the coding sequence ATGGACCACCACGTTCTCGTCCCCGTGGACGGCTCGAGACCCGCGCGTTCGGCCATCGAGTACGCCCTCGAGACGTTCCCGGACGCTCGACTGACGCTGCTGTACGTCGTCGACCCCGCGGTCGACTACAGCCGCCGCCAGTCGTATCCGGGCTACACGGCCGACGACGAACACGGGACCGAACGCCAGAAGGGGGAGGCCGTCCTCGAGTCGCTCCGCGAGGGCGTCCCGAACGACCGGACCGTCGAGACGACACTCGAGGTCGGCCGGCCGGCGAGAACGATCGTCGACCACGCCGACGAGCACGGTTTCGACGGAATCGTCCTCGGCAGCCACGGACGGGAGGGGACGGCGCGCTATCTGCTCGGAAGTGTCGCAGAACAGGTCGTTCGACGTGCCGGCGTCCCCGTCACGGTCATCCGCGACACGAGTAACGACTAG
- the serS gene encoding serine--tRNA ligase: MLDRTYLRDNPEAVRDGLEARGADIDLDELLEIDERWRELKARGDELRHERNQVTQQIGELVAEGKQEEKDEAIAQSKELKADIEEVESEATELQDELEERLLEVPQLPHESVPKGVDERHNVEDRRWGFDDLRVDADEITPHYDLGEDLDIIDEARGAKTTGSGFYFLKGDGARLEHALIQFMLDLHREQEYVDVFPPVPVTSESMRGTGQLPKFADDAYRLGGSNEEEYDDDDLWLCPTAEVPVTNMYADEILLKDDLPLKHQAYTPNFRREAGEHGTETRGIVRVHQFNKVELVNFVEPEESYDRLEALLDEAEEVLRQLGLPYRILELCTGDLTFASAKTYDIEVWAPGDDMDDGPEDGGRWLEVSSASNFEEFQARRAGLRYRPERHESAEYLHTLNASGLAIPRVMVAILEYYQNEDGTVEIPEALQPYMGGQEVIKGHEKVGESALGAGERE; the protein is encoded by the coding sequence ATGCTCGACCGGACCTATCTACGCGACAACCCCGAGGCGGTGCGCGACGGCCTCGAGGCTCGAGGTGCCGACATCGATCTCGACGAACTCCTCGAGATCGACGAACGCTGGCGGGAACTGAAAGCTCGCGGCGACGAACTCCGTCACGAGCGCAACCAGGTCACCCAGCAGATCGGCGAACTGGTCGCCGAGGGCAAACAGGAGGAAAAGGACGAGGCGATCGCCCAGTCGAAGGAGCTCAAAGCCGATATCGAAGAGGTAGAGAGCGAGGCCACCGAACTGCAGGACGAACTCGAGGAGCGCCTGCTCGAGGTGCCACAGCTCCCTCACGAGAGCGTTCCGAAGGGCGTCGATGAACGCCACAACGTCGAGGACCGGCGCTGGGGGTTCGACGACCTCCGCGTCGACGCCGACGAGATCACGCCACACTACGACCTCGGCGAGGACCTGGACATCATCGACGAGGCCCGCGGGGCCAAGACCACCGGCTCGGGCTTTTATTTCCTCAAAGGCGACGGCGCGCGACTCGAGCACGCGCTGATTCAGTTCATGCTGGATCTCCACCGCGAGCAGGAGTACGTCGACGTCTTCCCGCCGGTTCCCGTCACGAGCGAGTCGATGCGAGGCACCGGCCAACTTCCCAAGTTCGCCGACGACGCGTACCGACTCGGCGGGAGCAACGAGGAGGAGTACGACGATGACGACCTCTGGCTCTGTCCCACTGCAGAGGTGCCGGTCACCAACATGTACGCCGACGAGATCCTGCTTAAGGACGACCTCCCGCTCAAACACCAGGCCTACACCCCGAACTTCCGTCGTGAAGCCGGCGAGCACGGCACCGAAACCCGCGGGATCGTCCGCGTCCACCAGTTCAACAAGGTCGAACTCGTCAACTTCGTCGAACCCGAGGAGAGCTACGACCGCCTCGAGGCCCTGCTCGACGAAGCCGAGGAAGTGCTCCGCCAGCTCGGCCTTCCCTACCGTATCCTCGAGCTCTGTACCGGCGATCTGACCTTCGCGAGCGCGAAGACCTACGATATCGAGGTCTGGGCGCCCGGCGACGACATGGACGACGGTCCCGAGGACGGCGGCCGCTGGCTCGAGGTCTCATCGGCCTCGAACTTCGAGGAGTTCCAGGCCCGACGCGCCGGCCTGCGCTACCGACCCGAACGCCACGAGTCGGCCGAGTACCTCCACACCCTGAACGCCTCGGGGCTCGCGATTCCGCGCGTGATGGTGGCGATCCTCGAGTACTATCAGAACGAGGACGGTACGGTCGAGATTCCCGAGGCTCTGCAGCCGTACATGGGCGGCCAAGAGGTCATCAAGGGCCACGAGAAGGTCGGCGAGTCGGCGTTGGGTGCGGGCGAACGAGAGTAA
- a CDS encoding magnesium transporter, which produces MVVPAGGSLGTWNWKRIVSNMFPLLVVLSIIVLWAGITLEGAEEMLEEFAVLAVMVPTMVDMGGNLGAILSSRLSTRFHLGTTELDPRDRELWADVAAILALAATIFTALAIGAAAIDVIVFGGVIGFGTLLLISLVSGMSVAVIAIVFSFAATYGSYRLGIDPDDTTIPIVTNVVDVFGMVIFIGVSALVLGF; this is translated from the coding sequence ATGGTCGTCCCCGCCGGCGGCTCGCTCGGCACGTGGAACTGGAAGCGCATCGTGAGCAACATGTTCCCGCTGCTCGTCGTGCTCTCGATCATCGTCCTCTGGGCCGGGATCACGCTCGAGGGTGCCGAGGAGATGTTAGAGGAGTTCGCCGTCCTCGCGGTGATGGTGCCGACGATGGTCGACATGGGCGGCAACCTCGGCGCAATCTTGAGCTCGCGGCTGTCGACGCGCTTTCACCTGGGGACGACCGAACTCGACCCGCGCGATCGGGAGCTCTGGGCGGACGTGGCGGCTATTCTCGCGCTCGCGGCGACGATTTTCACGGCACTGGCGATCGGTGCCGCGGCGATCGATGTGATCGTCTTCGGCGGAGTCATCGGCTTCGGCACGCTGCTTCTGATCTCGCTCGTCAGTGGGATGTCGGTGGCCGTCATCGCGATCGTCTTCAGCTTCGCGGCGACCTACGGCTCCTACCGGCTGGGAATCGACCCCGACGACACGACGATCCCGATCGTCACGAACGTCGTCGACGTCTTCGGAATGGTCATTTTCATCGGCGTCTCGGCGCTGGTCCTCGGTTTCTGA
- a CDS encoding cold-shock protein — protein MANGNVDFFNDTGGYGFISTDDADDDVFFHMEDVGGPDLEEGTEIEFDIEQAPKGPRATNVVRN, from the coding sequence ATGGCAAACGGTAACGTTGATTTCTTCAACGACACAGGCGGCTACGGTTTCATTTCGACGGACGACGCGGACGATGACGTATTCTTCCACATGGAAGACGTCGGCGGCCCGGACCTCGAAGAAGGCACCGAGATCGAATTCGACATCGAACAGGCCCCCAAGGGTCCCCGCGCGACGAACGTCGTCCGCAACTAA
- a CDS encoding fluoride efflux transporter FluC has product MADHPIVRLETLALIGIGGFAGSNLRYFALGLFSDVQAVLLVNVLGCFALGFLVYEAEYSGLVARRSRTVFTTGFLSSLTTYSTFAIQSALSADPLLLVAIVAGNYGLGFTAVLASRVLARRLRDDATPSAGGETA; this is encoded by the coding sequence ATGGCAGACCACCCCATCGTTCGACTCGAGACGCTCGCACTGATCGGTATCGGCGGCTTCGCCGGTTCGAACCTCCGGTACTTCGCACTCGGCCTGTTCTCGGACGTCCAGGCCGTGTTGCTGGTCAACGTGCTGGGCTGTTTCGCGCTCGGATTCCTGGTCTACGAGGCTGAGTACTCGGGACTCGTCGCCAGGAGATCGCGAACCGTCTTCACCACCGGCTTTCTCTCGTCGTTGACGACCTACAGCACGTTTGCGATTCAATCGGCGCTTTCGGCCGACCCCCTCCTGCTCGTCGCCATCGTCGCCGGCAACTACGGACTCGGCTTTACCGCCGTCCTCGCGAGTCGGGTACTTGCACGCCGGCTTCGCGACGACGCCACTCCCTCCGCCGGAGGTGAGACAGCGTGA
- a CDS encoding potassium channel family protein: MDPLEGEASSVSVEYEPVSVKDVLIEMKDTAELLIDLSYSAVLHRNVDLAQEVLRLEERMNVLELRARMSLMMAVRKPADAEELAPVLGIVAAADAISDAAGDIAKIVLEEMGLPEAMRAALPEAAEVLVRGVVDSDSEYADRTLEDIDLESETGVRVIALRRGEDWLLNPGPTTTVSSGDVALLRGPDTAIGDVCEVLTGDVYETPTVDDPGIPDLERAVDTIIHMKNLSELAVDLAYSSVLFDSAELAEEVRNLEVEVDAMQSRFEAWTLRAAADAEDPVVLRGLIRLGTSTEVISDAAIDISEGVLRDIDVHPVVQLAVQESDEIITRVEVEPGSDLDGTTVTSGVPEVESTMSVIAIRRPGDGWLLVTDADAELRGGDVLISKGTRTAAEAFEELARA; this comes from the coding sequence ATGGACCCGCTCGAGGGCGAAGCGTCGTCGGTATCGGTGGAGTACGAACCGGTCAGCGTCAAGGACGTGCTCATCGAGATGAAAGACACCGCGGAGTTGCTCATCGACCTCTCGTACTCGGCGGTCCTCCACCGCAACGTGGATCTCGCACAGGAAGTACTTCGGCTCGAAGAGCGGATGAACGTCCTCGAGCTCCGCGCGCGGATGAGTCTCATGATGGCCGTCCGCAAGCCGGCCGACGCGGAGGAGCTCGCGCCCGTGCTGGGCATCGTCGCCGCCGCCGATGCGATCAGCGATGCGGCGGGCGACATCGCGAAGATCGTTCTCGAGGAGATGGGGCTTCCGGAAGCCATGCGCGCCGCCCTGCCCGAAGCCGCCGAGGTGCTCGTTCGGGGCGTCGTCGATTCCGACTCCGAGTACGCCGATCGCACGCTGGAGGATATCGACCTCGAGTCCGAGACCGGCGTGCGCGTGATCGCGCTCCGACGCGGTGAGGACTGGCTGTTGAATCCCGGGCCGACGACGACCGTCTCGAGCGGCGACGTCGCGCTCCTTCGCGGTCCCGATACGGCCATCGGCGACGTCTGCGAGGTGTTGACCGGCGACGTTTACGAGACGCCGACCGTCGACGATCCGGGCATTCCAGATCTCGAGCGGGCCGTGGACACGATCATCCACATGAAGAACCTCTCGGAGCTGGCGGTCGATCTGGCCTACAGCAGCGTGCTGTTCGACAGCGCGGAGCTGGCCGAGGAGGTCCGAAATTTGGAGGTCGAGGTCGACGCCATGCAGTCGCGCTTCGAGGCCTGGACGCTCCGGGCGGCCGCCGACGCGGAGGATCCGGTCGTACTGCGGGGACTCATCAGGCTGGGAACTAGCACGGAGGTCATCAGCGACGCGGCGATCGACATCAGCGAGGGCGTGCTCCGGGATATCGACGTCCACCCGGTGGTTCAGCTGGCGGTTCAGGAGAGCGACGAGATCATCACCCGCGTCGAGGTCGAACCGGGCAGCGACCTCGACGGCACGACGGTCACCTCGGGGGTCCCCGAGGTCGAGTCGACGATGTCGGTGATCGCCATCCGTCGGCCGGGAGACGGCTGGCTGCTGGTGACTGACGCCGACGCAGAACTCCGGGGCGGCGACGTCTTGATTTCGAAGGGAACCCGAACAGCCGCGGAGGCGTTCGAGGAACTCGCTCGAGCCTGA
- a CDS encoding RNA-guided endonuclease InsQ/TnpB family protein yields MAKKVVTRTYTASIRNQSRVSDDLDSLGFAASKLWNVGRWTCGRVWSEIGHIPGHAELTAYLKSHERYDDLHSQSSQRVLQELAEAFNGWYGKRRNGDTRANPPGYRKHGDEHPRSTVTFKAAGFKLDTQYNRVRLSKGSNLKGYWSDFILCEYQTRPDVDLSTVENVQQVRAVWTGEEWELQFVCKVEIDVAETPGEKTVGVDLGINNFAALAYEDGHSELYPLNCLKQDDYYFSKRLAQCDDSDSEQATRLNQKKSARRTHYFHVLSKHIVRRCVDEGVGTIVVGDLSGIREDEENDESKNWGKHGNLDLHSWAFDRFTDLLEYKAEMGGIAVEEVSERDTSKSCSCCDRKRDANRVERGLYVCDSCGTVANADVNGAENIRQKVSPSSPTLSVNRSNGWLAQPSTYLFDKETGAFAPQERAMS; encoded by the coding sequence ATGGCGAAAAAGGTCGTCACCCGCACTTACACTGCTTCCATTCGGAATCAGTCACGGGTGTCTGATGACCTCGATTCGCTCGGGTTCGCAGCCTCGAAGCTGTGGAACGTCGGACGGTGGACGTGTGGCCGTGTGTGGTCGGAAATCGGCCATATACCCGGTCACGCCGAACTCACCGCGTACCTGAAGTCGCACGAACGCTACGATGACCTGCATTCTCAGTCAAGTCAGCGAGTCCTCCAAGAACTCGCTGAGGCGTTCAACGGCTGGTACGGCAAACGACGCAACGGAGACACGAGAGCGAACCCGCCCGGCTACCGCAAACACGGCGACGAACACCCGCGTTCGACGGTCACCTTCAAAGCTGCTGGCTTCAAACTCGACACCCAGTACAACCGTGTCCGACTCTCCAAAGGGTCGAATCTCAAGGGGTATTGGTCGGATTTCATCCTCTGTGAGTACCAGACTCGACCCGACGTTGACCTCTCCACCGTGGAGAACGTCCAACAAGTACGGGCCGTCTGGACAGGTGAGGAGTGGGAACTACAGTTCGTCTGTAAAGTCGAGATCGACGTGGCTGAAACGCCCGGTGAGAAAACCGTGGGTGTTGATCTCGGTATCAACAACTTCGCCGCGCTCGCCTACGAAGATGGCCACAGCGAGTTGTACCCGCTCAACTGCTTGAAGCAGGACGACTACTACTTCAGCAAACGACTCGCCCAGTGTGACGACTCGGATTCCGAGCAGGCCACGCGACTGAACCAAAAGAAGTCTGCTCGCCGCACTCACTACTTCCATGTACTCTCCAAGCACATCGTCCGGCGGTGTGTTGATGAAGGCGTTGGAACCATCGTAGTTGGTGACCTCTCCGGCATCCGTGAGGACGAGGAGAACGATGAGTCAAAAAACTGGGGGAAACACGGTAATCTCGACTTGCATTCGTGGGCGTTCGACCGCTTCACTGACCTGCTCGAATACAAAGCCGAGATGGGAGGAATCGCCGTCGAAGAAGTGTCCGAGCGAGACACGTCGAAGTCGTGTTCGTGTTGTGACCGCAAGCGGGATGCAAACCGTGTCGAACGTGGGTTGTACGTGTGCGACAGCTGTGGGACGGTAGCGAACGCGGACGTGAACGGTGCTGAGAACATTCGGCAAAAAGTATCTCCGAGTTCACCGACTCTCTCGGTGAATAGGAGTAACGGCTGGTTGGCACAGCCATCGACGTACCTGTTTGACAAGGAAACTGGCGCATTCGCGCCTCAAGAACGGGCCATGTCGTAA
- a CDS encoding S8 family serine peptidase → MTEENTHKLDRRSVLQAAGALGALFGISGVASATPGREPGPKKNEIVVGVGPSVSSPKQAVDPQIPNSAEIVHTNETLGYVAVEFPDSAAETAKTNFKKNVLEGEGIEYAEDNVTFETLEMEALESDDDAAGTEDVDASVVDDPLYDSQYAPQQVNCPEAWEETLGDSDVTISIVDQGIQYDHENLAENMDDSVSNYGYDFVDGNDDPYPVSAGEDHGTHVGGIAAGGTDNGEGHAGISNCSMLSARALGDGGGGSLTDIADAIQWSADQGADVINMSLGGGGYTELMDDACAYAQNEGSLLVAAAGNDSGGSVSYPAAYDAVVAVSSLDEGETLSSFSNVGPEIELAAPGGDVLSTVNWDDYDSYSGTSMASPVAAGVAGLALSAWPSLSNEELRSHLHETAVDIGLSGDEQGYGRVDAGNAVTTEPGTDPDPDPDPDPDPGECGDEENTVSAEGSLSDGWWGNPSDSYSYELETENPCSATVTLEGPSDATFDLYLTLDGRQPSTSDYDEASADWGADEEIEVDLDGDEEFGILVDRYSGSGSYTITVEELGN, encoded by the coding sequence ATGACAGAAGAAAACACACACAAGCTCGACAGACGGTCAGTGTTACAAGCAGCCGGAGCACTCGGTGCCCTGTTCGGCATCAGTGGCGTCGCATCGGCTACGCCGGGACGCGAACCGGGGCCGAAAAAGAACGAGATCGTCGTCGGTGTCGGGCCGTCGGTTTCGAGTCCGAAGCAAGCTGTCGACCCCCAGATACCGAACTCTGCGGAGATCGTCCACACCAACGAAACGCTCGGTTACGTGGCCGTCGAGTTCCCCGACAGTGCCGCGGAAACGGCGAAAACGAACTTCAAAAAGAACGTTCTCGAGGGCGAGGGCATCGAGTACGCCGAAGACAACGTCACCTTCGAGACGCTCGAGATGGAGGCTCTCGAGAGCGACGACGACGCTGCAGGAACGGAAGACGTCGACGCGAGCGTCGTCGACGACCCGCTGTACGACAGCCAGTACGCGCCACAGCAGGTCAACTGTCCCGAAGCCTGGGAGGAGACGCTGGGTGACTCGGACGTGACGATCTCGATCGTCGACCAGGGGATCCAGTACGATCACGAGAACCTCGCGGAGAACATGGACGACAGCGTCTCGAACTACGGCTACGACTTCGTCGATGGGAACGACGATCCCTACCCCGTTAGCGCCGGCGAGGACCACGGGACGCACGTGGGCGGTATCGCAGCCGGCGGTACCGACAACGGCGAGGGACACGCCGGCATCTCGAACTGTTCGATGCTGTCGGCTCGAGCACTGGGCGACGGCGGCGGCGGGTCCCTGACGGATATCGCCGACGCGATCCAGTGGTCTGCCGACCAGGGTGCCGACGTCATCAACATGTCGCTGGGAGGCGGCGGATACACGGAACTGATGGACGACGCGTGTGCCTACGCCCAGAACGAGGGATCGCTGCTCGTCGCTGCGGCTGGCAACGACTCCGGTGGGAGCGTCTCGTACCCGGCCGCCTACGACGCGGTCGTGGCCGTGTCGTCGCTGGACGAAGGCGAAACCCTGTCGTCGTTCTCGAACGTCGGGCCGGAGATCGAACTGGCCGCTCCCGGGGGCGACGTTCTGTCGACGGTCAACTGGGACGATTACGACTCGTATTCGGGGACGTCGATGGCGTCACCCGTCGCCGCGGGCGTTGCGGGCCTCGCACTCTCGGCGTGGCCGTCGCTCTCGAACGAGGAACTTCGAAGTCACCTCCACGAAACGGCCGTCGACATCGGTCTCTCGGGCGATGAACAGGGATACGGCCGCGTGGATGCGGGCAACGCAGTAACGACGGAGCCGGGAACAGATCCGGATCCTGATCCTGATCCAGATCCCGACCCGGGCGAGTGCGGCGACGAAGAAAACACTGTCAGCGCCGAGGGATCACTCAGCGACGGCTGGTGGGGCAACCCGAGCGACAGCTACAGCTACGAACTCGAGACGGAGAACCCGTGTAGCGCTACCGTGACGCTGGAGGGGCCCTCGGACGCGACGTTCGATCTGTACCTGACCCTCGATGGGCGCCAGCCATCGACCAGCGACTACGACGAGGCGTCGGCCGACTGGGGCGCCGACGAGGAGATCGAAGTCGACCTCGACGGCGACGAGGAGTTCGGCATCCTGGTCGATCGGTACAGTGGGAGCGGATCCTACACGATCACGGTCGAAGAACTCGGAAATTGA
- a CDS encoding RNA-guided endonuclease InsQ/TnpB family protein, whose product MLETTRTYVARITNYSQVRDDLDQCGFAASKLWNVGRYYIQGRWDEDGEIPDEAEMKSELKDHERYSDLHSQSSQRVLEELAEAFTGWYNSDDGNNPPGYRKRGDRHPRSTVTWKQKGIKHDDKHGQLRLSKGWNLKDGRSDFILAEYETRPDVEVENIQQVRAVWNGDEWELHLVCKKQIAVEDAPGNNTAGIDLGISNYLAIDYEDGSSELYPGNTLKEDKHYFTRDEYQTEGENGPSKRALKARQKLSRRKDHFLHTLSKHIVQRCVEEGVEKIAVGDLSEIREDENADSRNWGQSGNKKLHGWEFDRFTNLLEYKAEEHGILVDRVDEANTSKTCSCCGQIRDSNRVERGLYVCESCGTTMNADVNGAVNIRRKITQSPPTGDMSNGWLAQPRVFLFDRESGRFTPREQGDCKP is encoded by the coding sequence ATGTTGGAGACAACCCGCACCTACGTCGCACGCATCACGAACTACAGTCAAGTTCGTGACGACCTCGACCAGTGCGGGTTCGCAGCATCCAAACTGTGGAATGTTGGACGCTACTACATCCAAGGCCGGTGGGATGAGGACGGTGAGATACCCGACGAAGCCGAGATGAAATCTGAGTTGAAAGACCACGAGCGCTACAGTGACCTGCATTCTCAGTCAAGTCAGCGAGTTCTTGAAGAACTTGCTGAGGCGTTCACTGGCTGGTACAACTCCGACGATGGTAACAACCCACCGGGCTACCGGAAACGTGGCGACCGACACCCACGCTCCACCGTGACGTGGAAACAGAAGGGTATCAAACACGACGACAAACACGGTCAGCTTCGCCTTTCGAAAGGCTGGAATCTGAAAGACGGACGGTCGGACTTCATCCTTGCCGAATACGAAACTCGGCCCGATGTAGAAGTCGAGAACATCCAGCAAGTGCGTGCCGTCTGGAACGGAGACGAGTGGGAACTTCACCTCGTCTGCAAGAAACAGATTGCAGTCGAAGACGCCCCCGGCAACAACACGGCGGGCATCGACCTCGGAATTAGTAACTACCTCGCAATCGACTACGAGGACGGGTCTTCAGAGTTGTATCCGGGGAACACGCTGAAAGAAGACAAACACTACTTCACCCGCGACGAGTATCAGACTGAAGGCGAGAACGGCCCGTCGAAGCGTGCGTTGAAGGCCCGGCAGAAACTTTCCCGGCGCAAAGACCACTTTCTCCACACGCTCTCAAAACACATCGTCCAACGGTGTGTCGAAGAAGGCGTGGAGAAAATAGCGGTTGGCGACCTCAGCGAGATCCGCGAAGACGAGAACGCCGACTCGCGGAACTGGGGGCAATCTGGCAACAAGAAGTTGCACGGATGGGAGTTCGACCGGTTCACGAACCTGCTCGAATACAAAGCCGAGGAACACGGCATCCTCGTCGATCGCGTTGACGAAGCGAACACGAGTAAGACGTGTTCGTGTTGTGGGCAGATTCGGGACAGCAACCGTGTGGAGCGCGGGCTGTACGTCTGTGAGTCGTGCGGAACGACGATGAACGCAGACGTGAATGGTGCAGTGAATATTCGCAGAAAGATAACCCAGAGTCCCCCGACGGGGGATATGAGTAACGGCTGGTTGGCACAGCCCAGAGTGTTCCTGTTCGACCGCGAGAGCGGACGGTTCACACCGAGAGAGCAGGGAGACTGCAAACCCTAA
- a CDS encoding magnesium transporter, with protein sequence MSVRGDFWSIYREALPILLIALGGGLFAGLVLEGILESVDRFPGLLVMVPVFLATRGNVYGALGGRISSGLHQGLIEPRFEWNDRLVNAVIASFVNGIGISIVIGVVTWGALLVIGWEVAALYELVGIMLVAGVLTSIVLIFGLLALIFLGYKHGYDPDNLVGPIVTTLGDIFGMLFMLFAIGLVEVLV encoded by the coding sequence ATGAGCGTTCGCGGCGACTTCTGGTCCATCTACCGGGAGGCGCTCCCTATCCTGTTGATCGCACTGGGCGGTGGGCTCTTCGCCGGATTGGTGCTCGAGGGGATCCTCGAGAGCGTCGACCGCTTTCCGGGGCTGCTCGTGATGGTGCCCGTCTTTCTGGCGACGCGAGGGAACGTCTACGGCGCGCTGGGTGGGCGCATCTCGAGCGGGCTCCACCAGGGGCTCATCGAACCGCGGTTCGAGTGGAACGATCGACTGGTCAACGCCGTCATCGCCTCGTTCGTCAACGGAATCGGGATCTCGATCGTTATCGGCGTGGTCACGTGGGGAGCGCTGCTGGTGATCGGCTGGGAGGTCGCCGCGCTGTACGAACTCGTCGGCATCATGCTCGTCGCCGGCGTCCTGACCTCGATCGTCCTCATCTTCGGCCTGCTCGCGCTGATTTTTTTGGGGTACAAACACGGCTACGATCCCGACAACCTCGTTGGCCCGATCGTGACGACCCTCGGTGACATCTTCGGCATGCTGTTCATGCTGTTCGCGATCGGCCTCGTGGAGGTGCTCGTCTGA
- a CDS encoding cation diffusion facilitator family transporter, producing the protein MTDAEADRRGFTRASWANVLGNAAKIIVEGAAGLAFGSVALVADAAHSVADLVASIVVLIWGRSSYDEPDDTHPHGHDRIEPLTALFVGAIIAVLGLLLLSESIQGLLEQDPPDANLLLLAALAFAIVDMYLVYWYTTRVNEDLDSTALKALATDCLNDIYTTFAAVVGVLGVLLGFPLLDPIAGGLVSLLVVYQGVEIGRENVDYLIGAAPDPEKRAEITESLHSHPNVRGVHDLTVFYDGTVLEVEVHVEVDGNMPFRQAHDIESELVDRLRGLEDVGDAHVHLDPSGIGEWKDCLEER; encoded by the coding sequence ATGACCGACGCCGAGGCGGACCGACGCGGGTTCACGCGAGCCTCGTGGGCGAACGTCCTCGGCAACGCGGCGAAGATCATCGTCGAAGGGGCAGCGGGGCTTGCGTTCGGCAGCGTCGCGCTGGTCGCCGACGCAGCCCACTCGGTCGCGGATCTGGTCGCGAGCATCGTAGTGCTGATCTGGGGCCGGAGTTCCTACGACGAACCCGACGACACGCATCCGCACGGACACGACCGGATCGAACCGCTGACGGCGCTGTTCGTCGGCGCGATCATCGCCGTGCTCGGACTGTTGTTGCTCTCGGAGTCTATCCAGGGGCTCCTCGAGCAGGACCCGCCGGACGCGAACCTGCTGTTGCTCGCCGCGCTGGCCTTTGCGATCGTCGATATGTATCTCGTCTACTGGTACACGACGCGAGTCAACGAGGACCTCGACTCGACCGCGCTGAAGGCGCTCGCGACGGACTGTCTGAACGATATTTACACCACCTTCGCGGCCGTCGTCGGGGTCCTCGGCGTTCTGCTCGGATTTCCGCTGCTCGATCCCATCGCCGGCGGTCTCGTCAGCCTGCTCGTCGTCTACCAGGGCGTCGAGATCGGCCGCGAGAACGTCGATTACCTCATCGGAGCCGCACCGGACCCCGAAAAGCGCGCGGAGATCACCGAGAGTCTGCACAGTCACCCCAACGTTCGGGGCGTCCACGATCTGACCGTCTTCTACGACGGCACCGTCCTCGAGGTCGAGGTCCACGTCGAGGTCGACGGCAACATGCCGTTCCGACAGGCCCACGACATCGAGTCGGAGCTGGTTGATCGGCTCCGGGGGCTCGAGGACGTCGGTGACGCACACGTCCACCTCGATCCGTCGGGGATCGGCGAGTGGAAAGACTGCCTCGAAGAGCGCTAA